AATTCTTATCGCATAGAGCCGGCCGAGAACGGGACAGTCACGCTTGTCCTCACGGGCAGGATGGACCTCGAGCGCTTCGGCAAGCTGGCCGGGCTCATCTCTGCCATTTTCGACCCGCACAGCCCCTCAAGGGTCAACCTCGACATGAGCGGAGTCACCTATCTCGACTCGGCGGGAGCCCTCTTCATCGTCGAGCTCGAGGACGAGGCCCGGAAACACTCCGTACCCTTCGCGCTCTCCGGACTCTCCCGGGAAAAGATGGGGATCTTGAGCCTCATCGACAGGGATGCCCTGACAAAGCCAAGCCTGGCGCCCCGGGAACGGCGCATGAACATCGTCGAGCAACTGGGTGTCGCTTCCCTTGCGGCCGTGCGGGACATCTACGATATCATATCCTTCAGCGGGGAGCTCATCTGCGAGCTCGGCCACTCCCTCACGCACCTTCGAAAGGTCCGATGGAACGACACCGTATCGTACATGAAGAAGGTCGGCGTGGACGGCATGCCCATCGTGGGCCTCATCAGTTTTCTCCTCGGCCTCATCATGGCGTTCATGTCCTCCCTCCAATTGAAGCAGTTCGGAGCGAACATCTACGTCGCCT
The Syntrophorhabdus sp. genome window above contains:
- a CDS encoding MlaE family lipid ABC transporter permease subunit gives rise to the protein MPDENSYRIEPAENGTVTLVLTGRMDLERFGKLAGLISAIFDPHSPSRVNLDMSGVTYLDSAGALFIVELEDEARKHSVPFALSGLSREKMGILSLIDRDALTKPSLAPRERRMNIVEQLGVASLAAVRDIYDIISFSGELICELGHSLTHLRKVRWNDTVSYMKKVGVDGMPIVGLISFLLGLIMAFMSSLQLKQFGANIYVASLVAVAMVRELGPIMTAIIVAGRSGSAFAAEIGTMKVNEEVDALATMGFSPMRFLSVPKVIASLLTVPVLTIFSSIFAIMGGLVVGVLGLNLTIFTYIQQTMKAISIFDIVSGLIKSVVFAAAISTVGCQRGFKVRGGAEAVGNATTSAVVTSIFLIIVIDSTFAIILHYI